Proteins encoded by one window of Pseudomonas coleopterorum:
- a CDS encoding YcgL domain-containing protein, whose amino-acid sequence MKRICSIYRSPRKNEMYLYVLKSDALERVPEGLLGVFGKPVHAFDLVLSPERALAREDINLVLEHLDTQGYHLQMPPAEDEYIEHLPEELLRRNDPI is encoded by the coding sequence ATGAAACGCATCTGCTCGATCTATCGCAGCCCGCGCAAGAACGAAATGTACCTCTATGTGCTCAAGAGCGACGCGCTGGAGCGCGTGCCCGAAGGCCTGCTGGGGGTATTCGGCAAGCCGGTGCACGCCTTCGACCTGGTATTGAGCCCCGAGCGCGCCCTGGCGCGTGAAGACATCAATCTGGTGCTGGAACACCTGGATACCCAGGGTTACCACCTGCAGATGCCGCCCGCCGAAGACGAGTACATCGAGCATCTTCCCGAAGAGCTGCTGCGCCGCAACGACCCCATCTGA
- the rnd gene encoding ribonuclease D, with product MAIDIHWIRDDASLAEHCAHWQRLPYVALDTEFMRVDTFYPIAGLLQIGDGASAFLIDPLSITQWQPLTQLLENPAVIKVLHACSEDLEVLLRLTGSLPAPLFDTQLAAAYLNLGFSMGYSRLVQEVLGIELPKGETRSDWLQRPLSDTQVSYAAEDAVHLAEVFEKLRPQLSEDKYAWVLEDGAELVAQLRREVNPDELYRDAKLAWKLSRAQLAVLRELCAWREREARARNLPRNRIVREQSLWPLAKLQPDNLQTLAKIEDMHPRTVRQDGEQILELIKTGASVPPEHWPAALPEPLPIESSAVLKQLRAIGQREAERLNMAPELMLRKKTLEALLKTGYPDGPYQLPDSLRGWRRERMGQALLDSLANAGEPS from the coding sequence GTGGCCATCGATATTCACTGGATTCGCGACGATGCCAGCCTGGCTGAGCATTGCGCCCACTGGCAGCGCCTGCCGTACGTCGCCCTCGACACCGAATTCATGCGGGTCGACACCTTCTACCCGATCGCCGGACTGCTGCAGATCGGCGACGGCGCCAGCGCTTTTCTGATCGACCCCTTGTCGATCACGCAATGGCAACCGCTGACTCAACTGCTGGAAAACCCTGCGGTGATCAAGGTGCTGCACGCCTGCAGCGAAGACCTGGAAGTTTTGTTGCGCCTGACCGGCAGCCTGCCAGCTCCGCTGTTCGACACCCAATTGGCGGCGGCCTACCTCAACCTTGGTTTCTCCATGGGTTACTCGCGCCTGGTTCAGGAAGTGTTGGGCATCGAGCTGCCCAAGGGCGAAACCCGTTCGGATTGGCTGCAGCGGCCGTTGTCCGATACCCAGGTCAGCTATGCCGCCGAAGATGCCGTGCACCTGGCCGAAGTGTTCGAGAAGCTGCGTCCGCAGTTGTCCGAGGACAAGTACGCCTGGGTCCTTGAAGACGGCGCCGAACTGGTTGCCCAGCTGCGCCGCGAAGTGAACCCCGACGAGCTGTACCGTGACGCCAAGCTGGCGTGGAAGTTGTCGCGGGCACAGTTGGCGGTGCTGCGCGAGTTATGCGCCTGGCGCGAGCGCGAGGCCCGTGCGCGCAACCTGCCACGCAACCGCATCGTGCGTGAGCAGTCGCTGTGGCCCCTGGCCAAACTGCAACCGGACAACCTGCAGACCCTGGCCAAGATCGAAGACATGCATCCGCGTACCGTCCGCCAGGATGGCGAGCAGATTCTGGAGTTGATCAAGACCGGTGCCAGCGTTCCGCCCGAGCACTGGCCGGCGGCGCTGCCCGAGCCTTTGCCCATCGAAAGCTCGGCCGTGCTCAAGCAGTTGCGCGCCATCGGCCAACGCGAAGCAGAGCGCCTGAACATGGCACCCGAGCTGATGCTGCGCAAGAAAACCCTTGAGGCCCTGCTCAAGACCGGCTACCCCGATGGCCCTTATCAATTGCCCGATTCGCTGCGTGGATGGCGACGCGAGCGCATGGGGCAGGCCCTGCTCGACAGCCTGGCCAACGCTGGAGAACCGTCATGA
- a CDS encoding DUF465 domain-containing protein: protein MPVKHNLFADLKLSKEEVESRAKSDDRLSQLLTEYHVSDADVVKAEDRAAPDDEVKKLKEKRLLIKDKIVQQLG, encoded by the coding sequence ATGCCGGTAAAACACAACTTGTTCGCTGACCTGAAACTGAGCAAGGAAGAGGTCGAAAGCCGCGCCAAGAGCGATGATCGACTCAGCCAGCTACTCACCGAATACCACGTCAGCGACGCCGACGTGGTCAAGGCCGAAGACCGCGCCGCGCCGGACGACGAGGTCAAGAAGCTCAAGGAAAAACGCCTGCTGATCAAGGACAAGATCGTCCAGCAGTTGGGCTAG
- a CDS encoding nuclear transport factor 2 family protein has product MIDINKDVQIVSSFLEASMAPDPVRAATFMSEDVQITFTGGRVMPDPQAITAFNGSRYAWVKKALGNFDWMDRGDHTVVYSNGTLYGEWADGRSFSGNRYLDRFEVRDGKIVRMDVWNDSAEWLLTPEIAKA; this is encoded by the coding sequence ATGATCGATATAAACAAAGACGTACAGATTGTTAGCAGTTTCCTCGAGGCCTCGATGGCTCCGGATCCGGTCCGCGCCGCGACGTTCATGAGTGAGGATGTGCAGATCACCTTCACCGGCGGACGGGTGATGCCCGATCCCCAGGCAATCACTGCGTTCAACGGTTCACGCTACGCGTGGGTCAAGAAAGCCCTGGGTAATTTCGACTGGATGGACCGTGGTGATCACACCGTGGTGTATTCAAACGGAACGCTTTATGGTGAATGGGCTGATGGCCGCAGTTTCTCGGGCAACCGTTACCTGGATCGATTCGAGGTGCGGGATGGCAAGATAGTCCGCATGGACGTCTGGAATGACAGTGCCGAATGGCTGCTGACGCCAGAGATTGCCAAGGCCTGA
- a CDS encoding ABC transporter substrate-binding protein: MATWLPNLQRLLFPVAAAATLNLAMIQGAQAAEPPIKVGLLAALSGQSAKSGEALTRGLTMAINEVNASGGVLGRQLELVRRDDESNPSKGMLAARELVQREKVTVLFGGLDTPVSLAIVPLANQLKVPFMGIWAAGTKITENGAAENYVFRVSAVDELVDEALVQYGVDNGMKKPGMILINNPWGESNEAGFKRALEKRSLANAGVERIQDSDLDVVPQLTRLKNAGADTLLMVGNVGPSAQVVKSLDRMGWDVPVVSHWGPAGGRFGELAGPNASKVHFIQTYVFTEHNGAKGDALLAALKTAYPQIKTVADVTPAVGIANAYDALHLAAQAIEKAGTTQGPAVRDGFYAVTDYDGLIKHYKQPFSPSKHDALGPDDYIFTHFVNDQIVPLKPQE, translated from the coding sequence ATGGCCACCTGGCTTCCAAACCTGCAACGTCTGCTGTTCCCCGTGGCTGCGGCAGCCACGCTAAACCTGGCGATGATCCAAGGCGCGCAAGCGGCCGAACCGCCGATCAAAGTCGGTTTGTTAGCCGCCCTTTCGGGCCAATCGGCCAAGTCCGGGGAAGCCCTGACCCGCGGCCTGACCATGGCCATCAATGAGGTCAATGCCAGCGGCGGCGTGCTTGGCCGTCAGTTGGAGCTGGTGCGTCGAGATGATGAAAGCAACCCGTCCAAGGGGATGCTCGCCGCGCGCGAGCTGGTCCAGCGCGAGAAGGTCACCGTGCTGTTCGGCGGACTGGACACGCCAGTTTCCCTGGCTATCGTGCCGCTGGCCAATCAACTCAAAGTACCGTTCATGGGCATCTGGGCCGCGGGTACGAAAATCACCGAGAACGGTGCGGCAGAAAACTACGTGTTCCGGGTCTCTGCCGTCGATGAGCTGGTGGACGAGGCCCTGGTGCAATACGGGGTCGACAACGGCATGAAAAAGCCGGGCATGATCCTCATCAATAATCCCTGGGGCGAATCCAACGAGGCAGGTTTCAAACGCGCCCTGGAAAAACGCAGCCTGGCCAATGCCGGTGTCGAGCGCATTCAGGACAGCGATTTGGACGTGGTTCCGCAATTGACTCGCCTGAAAAACGCCGGTGCGGACACTCTGCTGATGGTGGGCAATGTGGGTCCTTCGGCACAGGTGGTCAAATCCCTGGACCGCATGGGCTGGGACGTGCCTGTGGTTTCTCACTGGGGGCCGGCGGGTGGTCGTTTCGGCGAACTGGCGGGGCCGAACGCGTCCAAGGTCCATTTCATTCAGACCTACGTGTTCACGGAACACAACGGCGCCAAGGGCGATGCACTGCTGGCCGCATTGAAGACGGCCTACCCGCAGATCAAGACCGTGGCCGACGTCACCCCGGCAGTCGGCATCGCCAATGCGTACGACGCGCTGCATCTCGCCGCTCAAGCCATCGAAAAGGCCGGCACCACGCAGGGCCCTGCCGTGCGCGACGGTTTCTACGCAGTCACGGACTATGACGGCTTGATCAAGCACTACAAGCAGCCGTTCAGCCCATCCAAGCATGATGCCCTGGGCCCTGACGACTATATCTTCACCCACTTCGTCAACGACCAGATCGTACCGCTCAAGCCTCAGGAGTAA
- a CDS encoding branched-chain amino acid ABC transporter permease has translation MFTAAVITGLGLGSMYALLALGFHLTYVVSRTVNFAQGSAMMVGAVLGYLFCINWGWPLWLGVPLTLILCALYGLVIERYLVRPFHSRGSQAWLMATVAGGILVDNLALFTFGKEPRQFESRLVNLNVELFGSHISALQLLIPLAGAAVALALYLVRRYTRLGKVLEACVQNPRAAMLMGINVNRVVAIAFALSTVFAAVAGLLIAPLFSVNAEMGLLFGLKAFAVAILGGIGSAGGVFAAGLLFGLAEALITLYFGSAFTQIFTFALVILALAIRPNGLFGSRVLVKV, from the coding sequence ATGTTCACCGCCGCCGTTATCACCGGGCTCGGCCTGGGCAGCATGTACGCTTTGTTGGCATTGGGTTTTCACCTCACCTACGTCGTATCGCGCACCGTCAACTTTGCCCAGGGCAGCGCCATGATGGTCGGTGCGGTGCTCGGCTACCTGTTTTGCATCAACTGGGGCTGGCCATTGTGGCTGGGCGTGCCACTGACACTGATCCTCTGTGCGTTGTATGGCTTGGTGATCGAGCGCTACCTGGTACGGCCCTTCCACAGCCGTGGTTCGCAGGCCTGGCTGATGGCAACGGTGGCGGGCGGAATTCTGGTGGACAACCTTGCGCTGTTTACCTTCGGCAAGGAACCTCGGCAGTTCGAGAGCCGCTTGGTGAACCTGAATGTCGAGCTGTTCGGCAGCCACATCAGTGCACTGCAGCTGCTGATTCCACTGGCAGGCGCGGCCGTCGCCCTGGCGCTGTACCTGGTACGGCGTTACACCCGACTGGGCAAGGTACTGGAAGCCTGCGTGCAAAATCCGCGCGCCGCGATGCTGATGGGCATCAACGTCAATCGTGTGGTCGCCATCGCCTTTGCGCTGTCGACCGTCTTCGCGGCGGTGGCGGGCCTGTTGATTGCGCCACTGTTCAGCGTCAACGCGGAAATGGGCCTGTTGTTCGGCCTGAAAGCCTTTGCGGTGGCGATTCTCGGTGGCATCGGCAGCGCGGGCGGTGTGTTCGCCGCCGGATTGCTGTTCGGCCTGGCCGAGGCGTTGATCACCCTGTACTTCGGCTCGGCATTCACCCAGATATTCACGTTTGCGCTGGTCATTCTGGCGCTGGCGATTCGGCCTAACGGCCTGTTCGGCAGCCGGGTATTGGTGAAAGTATGA
- a CDS encoding branched-chain amino acid ABC transporter ATP-binding protein/permease produces MNNPKTLVAPAFIALLAVVCGVMAFTLDSYSLLVFTLCALAAVVGVGLNILIGLSGQISFGHIAFYAIGAYVSALLSMAGWTLWLALPMAGAVAGLIGALLAIPALRVSGPYLAMITIAFAFVVHHGLIEWRDVTGGSNGLMGIPLPEFAGLDPAILLALLAAALMIGALLFYRRLSQSGWGKAMRAVKTSEIAARSLGFNPVISKTLAFALSAALTGLAGGLLAPLLMFINPESFPFSQSILFVLAVIVGGSGMLFGPLIGAVLIVLVPELLSDFAEYRLLIFSLLLLIVLWIAPNGLLGALARRLIKPVRLLPPTSIDQARMAAHLRSRGPSSGLRVSDIGIRFGGVQAAQHVSLQAPAGSITSIIGPNGAGKTTVLNMISGFYAPDSGQIELQQPLAGLPAWKTARAGIARTYQTTLLFGEMSVLDNLLVAMQKGRLGLPFSRALDTQRSLALDLLALVGYRGEVNIPAEDLPHVDRRLVEIARALATAPAVLLLDEPAAGLSRRDTDDLATLLRKLADFGLTVILVEHDMTLVMSVSEHLLVLDAGKPIASGPPSEIRQNPQVIAAYLGGTDYQATARAQPWAGSRDTRLYVKDLVIDYGASAVVNKVNLLVNPGELVAILGANGAGKSSILQCLAGLHRASSGSILLDNENIEQTSASLIAAQGLALVPEGRQVFPYLSVRDNLLLGGYSRREAFDADAEIEAILKRFPRLRDRIDNPAGLLSGGEQQMVAVGRGLMAKPKILLLDEPSLGLSPAMIGELYDALAALRDEGVTILLVDQMANLALQVADRAYVLEIGTIVKTGSAAQLREDKDLAAAYLGEGVSA; encoded by the coding sequence ATGAACAACCCCAAAACCCTGGTCGCTCCAGCGTTCATCGCCTTGCTCGCTGTGGTCTGCGGCGTCATGGCGTTCACGCTCGACAGCTACTCGTTACTGGTTTTTACCCTCTGCGCCCTGGCGGCGGTGGTCGGCGTCGGCCTCAATATCCTGATTGGCCTGAGCGGACAGATTTCATTCGGGCATATCGCGTTCTATGCGATAGGCGCCTATGTATCGGCACTCCTGAGCATGGCCGGATGGACGCTGTGGCTGGCCCTGCCAATGGCCGGTGCGGTAGCGGGTCTGATTGGCGCGCTGCTGGCGATCCCCGCGCTACGGGTCAGCGGCCCTTACCTGGCGATGATCACCATCGCCTTTGCGTTCGTGGTGCATCACGGCTTGATCGAATGGCGGGACGTGACCGGTGGCTCCAACGGCTTGATGGGTATCCCGCTACCGGAATTCGCCGGCCTGGATCCGGCGATCCTGCTCGCCCTGCTGGCCGCCGCGCTGATGATCGGCGCGCTGCTGTTCTATCGACGCCTGAGCCAGAGCGGCTGGGGCAAGGCCATGCGTGCGGTGAAAACCTCGGAAATCGCGGCACGCTCGCTGGGCTTCAATCCGGTGATCAGCAAGACCCTGGCGTTCGCATTGTCCGCCGCCCTGACCGGGCTGGCAGGCGGTTTGCTCGCGCCACTACTGATGTTCATCAACCCGGAATCCTTTCCCTTCTCCCAATCCATCCTGTTCGTTCTGGCCGTGATCGTGGGCGGCAGTGGCATGCTGTTCGGGCCGCTGATCGGCGCAGTGTTGATCGTGCTGGTCCCGGAACTGCTCTCGGATTTTGCCGAATACCGGCTGCTGATCTTCTCCCTGCTCCTGCTCATCGTATTGTGGATCGCGCCCAACGGACTGCTGGGTGCCCTTGCCCGACGCCTGATCAAACCGGTGCGCTTGCTGCCGCCGACGTCCATCGATCAAGCACGCATGGCCGCGCATCTACGCAGCCGTGGCCCGTCCTCAGGGTTGCGGGTTTCCGATATCGGCATTCGCTTCGGTGGTGTACAGGCCGCGCAACACGTCAGCCTGCAGGCACCCGCTGGCAGTATCACCAGCATCATCGGGCCCAACGGTGCGGGCAAAACCACCGTTCTGAATATGATCAGTGGATTTTACGCACCGGACAGCGGCCAGATCGAGTTGCAGCAACCGCTGGCCGGCCTACCCGCCTGGAAAACCGCCAGGGCCGGCATCGCCCGTACTTACCAGACCACCTTGCTGTTCGGCGAAATGTCCGTACTCGACAATCTGTTGGTGGCGATGCAGAAGGGACGCCTGGGTCTGCCATTCAGCCGCGCCCTGGACACACAACGCAGCCTGGCGCTGGATCTGCTGGCATTGGTGGGCTACCGCGGCGAGGTGAATATTCCCGCCGAAGATTTGCCTCACGTAGACCGTCGCCTGGTGGAAATAGCCCGGGCGCTGGCGACCGCACCGGCCGTATTGCTGCTGGATGAACCTGCGGCGGGCCTCAGTCGTCGCGACACCGACGACTTGGCGACACTGCTGCGCAAGCTGGCGGACTTCGGCCTCACGGTCATTCTGGTCGAGCACGACATGACGCTGGTCATGTCGGTGTCCGAGCATTTACTGGTGCTTGATGCTGGCAAGCCGATCGCCTCGGGGCCGCCGTCTGAAATCCGCCAGAATCCGCAAGTGATCGCGGCCTATCTGGGCGGCACCGACTATCAGGCCACCGCGCGTGCCCAACCCTGGGCCGGTAGCCGCGACACGCGTCTGTACGTCAAGGATCTGGTCATTGACTACGGCGCGTCCGCCGTGGTCAACAAAGTCAATCTGCTGGTCAATCCTGGCGAGCTGGTGGCCATTCTCGGCGCGAACGGCGCTGGCAAATCGAGCATTCTGCAATGCCTGGCCGGCCTGCATCGCGCCAGCAGCGGCAGCATCCTGCTCGACAACGAAAATATCGAACAGACCAGCGCCAGCCTGATTGCTGCGCAGGGCCTGGCACTGGTGCCCGAAGGCCGTCAGGTCTTCCCTTACCTGAGCGTGCGCGACAATTTGCTACTGGGCGGTTACTCACGCCGCGAAGCCTTCGATGCCGACGCTGAAATCGAGGCCATCCTCAAGCGCTTCCCTCGCCTGCGCGATCGCATCGACAACCCGGCCGGCCTGCTGTCCGGTGGTGAACAGCAAATGGTTGCCGTGGGTCGCGGTCTGATGGCGAAGCCGAAAATCCTGTTGCTCGACGAACCCTCCCTGGGCCTGTCGCCCGCCATGATCGGCGAGCTTTACGACGCGCTGGCTGCCCTGCGTGACGAGGGCGTGACCATTCTGCTGGTGGACCAGATGGCCAACCTGGCGCTGCAAGTGGCAGATCGTGCGTATGTGCTGGAAATCGGAACCATCGTGAAAACCGGCAGCGCCGCTCAATTGCGTGAAGACAAAGACCTGGCTGCGGCCTACCTGGGCGAAGGTGTCAGTGCATGA
- a CDS encoding amidohydrolase family protein, with the protein MKAMKIINVRLGADNHLSELQVENGYFVEALSADAGPWETLDLRGQLVMPGLIETHIHLDKACIMQRCHLQEGTLAEAVAQTRAAKAGFTEDDVYRRGAQVLDKAIVQGTTHMRTHVELDPQIGLIGFHAIRRLQADYAWAITLELCVFPQEGMLNNPGTEALLCQALESGATVLGGCPYMDSDPLGQIQRLFELATRYDCDLDLHLDFDLNPEGLTVMEVARCTRLHGWGGRVTIGHVTKLSALPQESLTVLALELAEAGVQVTCLPSTDLFLMGRDVFHNKPRGLAPLAHLHACGVTCSVSTNNVGNPFTPYGDASLVRQANLFANVSQMGTVPQLLQCLAWVSSESARLLRLKDYGLLPGCRADFIVFDAPSPAAVIAEISAPVMGFKGGRQTFSRPVGTLLRP; encoded by the coding sequence ATGAAGGCGATGAAGATCATCAATGTGCGGCTTGGCGCCGATAACCACTTGAGCGAGCTACAGGTGGAGAACGGCTATTTCGTCGAAGCCTTGAGCGCCGACGCAGGCCCATGGGAAACCCTCGATCTGCGTGGGCAGCTCGTCATGCCCGGCCTGATCGAAACCCACATTCACCTGGACAAAGCCTGCATCATGCAGCGATGCCATCTTCAGGAAGGCACGTTGGCGGAAGCGGTGGCCCAAACCCGAGCGGCCAAAGCCGGGTTTACCGAAGACGATGTGTATCGGCGCGGTGCGCAGGTGCTGGACAAGGCCATCGTGCAAGGCACCACGCACATGCGCACTCATGTGGAGCTGGATCCACAGATCGGCTTGATCGGTTTCCATGCCATTCGCCGTTTGCAGGCCGACTATGCATGGGCGATCACCCTGGAACTGTGTGTGTTTCCGCAGGAAGGAATGCTCAACAACCCAGGGACCGAGGCACTGTTGTGCCAGGCGCTGGAAAGCGGTGCAACGGTCCTGGGTGGGTGCCCGTATATGGACAGCGACCCGCTGGGGCAGATCCAGCGGCTATTCGAACTGGCCACACGCTACGACTGCGACCTGGACCTGCATCTGGATTTCGATTTGAACCCCGAAGGCCTGACCGTCATGGAAGTCGCGCGCTGCACTCGGCTGCATGGGTGGGGCGGACGTGTGACCATCGGCCACGTGACCAAGCTGTCCGCCTTGCCCCAGGAATCACTGACGGTGCTCGCACTGGAGCTGGCCGAAGCGGGCGTTCAGGTGACCTGCCTGCCCAGCACCGACCTGTTCCTGATGGGTCGCGACGTGTTCCACAACAAACCTCGGGGGCTGGCACCGCTGGCGCATCTACACGCCTGCGGCGTGACGTGTTCGGTGTCCACCAACAATGTCGGCAACCCCTTTACGCCCTATGGCGATGCTTCGCTGGTGCGTCAGGCCAACCTCTTCGCCAACGTCAGCCAGATGGGCACAGTGCCGCAGTTGCTGCAGTGCCTGGCCTGGGTATCCAGCGAATCGGCACGCCTGCTCAGGCTGAAGGATTACGGCCTGCTACCGGGCTGCCGCGCCGACTTCATCGTCTTCGACGCGCCTTCGCCAGCAGCGGTGATCGCCGAGATAAGCGCTCCGGTAATGGGCTTCAAGGGTGGCAGGCAAACATTCAGTCGACCGGTCGGGACGTTGCTGAGGCCATGA
- a CDS encoding GntR family transcriptional regulator: protein MGLSTVTAKQLEVQRIVDALFKAIAHHRLPPGTRLVEAHIVETLQANRNHVQVALQRLAMQKVVTIEANRGAMVAQPTAKEARDIFSARRAIERAIVEAITPAVMRKHRQRIASHMNNERKATSDTDRRAIVRELSEFHLMLGEISGNVVLSDILGNLMVRSSLIVALYQRNDVPSCAPDEHQQIITALEQGDNAGAVRVMLEHLDELEGQLALEERALEEFNLKQALSG, encoded by the coding sequence ATGGGGTTGAGTACCGTCACTGCCAAACAGCTTGAGGTGCAGCGTATCGTCGATGCGCTGTTCAAGGCTATTGCCCACCATCGCCTGCCGCCCGGCACTCGGTTGGTCGAAGCCCACATCGTCGAAACCCTGCAGGCCAACCGCAATCACGTGCAGGTCGCCCTGCAGCGGCTGGCGATGCAGAAAGTAGTGACCATCGAAGCCAATCGGGGCGCCATGGTGGCCCAGCCCACAGCCAAGGAGGCGCGGGATATCTTCAGCGCCCGTCGCGCCATCGAACGGGCGATCGTCGAGGCCATTACCCCGGCCGTGATGCGCAAGCACCGCCAGCGCATTGCCAGCCATATGAACAACGAGCGCAAAGCCACCAGCGATACCGATCGACGCGCCATCGTTCGCGAGCTGAGTGAATTTCACCTCATGCTCGGCGAGATCAGTGGAAACGTCGTGCTCAGCGATATCCTTGGCAATCTGATGGTGCGCAGCTCATTGATCGTGGCGCTGTACCAGCGCAACGATGTGCCGTCATGCGCGCCGGACGAACATCAGCAGATCATCACCGCGCTGGAACAGGGCGATAACGCGGGGGCCGTACGGGTCATGCTGGAGCACCTGGACGAACTGGAAGGGCAGTTGGCGCTGGAAGAGCGCGCCTTGGAGGAGTTCAACCTCAAGCAGGCGCTGAGTGGCTGA
- a CDS encoding gamma-glutamyltransferase family protein, whose amino-acid sequence MIATSSHAVICTPHAQASAAGMQILDAGGTAIDAMLAASAMLAVVFPHMTGLGGDALWMIHDTQVRTIVGIGQAGQRLPDGGVIGLRGPSSVATTAGALASWQTAATISRQEWGSHFGWADLLQDAASVAEAGTPVSQSQLFWQTLRQPLIEQLPDLHGVCKTDGRWLRAGDTLRQPALANTLRHLARYGVEDFYQGELAHAFGAAFDRLGCGLTQADLAATRAPLMDPVSVPYRQGRLYNVAPPCQGLYTLQAMAALQHKPLAQVGNGSALYYHYLVEAIKQGLLRRNAQLCDPLSTAWDFAASLDERHVQRYADAIDDQRAAPWNEPGRPADTVWMAATDAQGRTACLIQSLFHDFGSGCILGDTGVLWQNRAAGFNANPEHVNGWAPGKRPAHTLNPSCYLADDGRRWFFGTQGGDGQPQTQMVLATQLIDYQQPIDQALGFPRFLLGRSFFDSTDNLKLEGDMSAASIEGLAALGHGVEIIPAQSPMTGHAGIIAIDAHGRRSAMHDPRGEGTALGQAD is encoded by the coding sequence ATGATCGCTACCTCTTCTCATGCTGTGATCTGCACGCCTCACGCCCAAGCCAGTGCCGCAGGGATGCAGATCCTCGATGCGGGTGGCACGGCCATTGATGCCATGCTGGCAGCCAGTGCCATGCTGGCCGTGGTGTTCCCGCACATGACCGGCCTGGGTGGGGATGCCCTCTGGATGATCCACGACACCCAGGTCCGCACCATCGTGGGGATCGGGCAGGCCGGGCAGCGGTTGCCCGACGGCGGAGTCATCGGTTTGAGAGGTCCATCGTCCGTCGCCACCACGGCGGGTGCGCTGGCGAGTTGGCAGACGGCGGCGACTATCAGCCGGCAGGAGTGGGGCTCGCATTTTGGTTGGGCCGACCTGTTGCAGGACGCCGCAAGCGTGGCAGAGGCGGGCACGCCTGTTTCACAGTCCCAGCTGTTTTGGCAGACATTGCGGCAGCCACTCATCGAGCAGTTGCCGGATTTGCACGGTGTCTGCAAGACCGATGGGCGCTGGTTGCGCGCAGGCGATACGCTGCGTCAGCCGGCGCTTGCCAACACGCTGCGGCATCTGGCCAGGTACGGGGTCGAGGACTTCTATCAGGGCGAGTTGGCTCACGCGTTCGGGGCGGCGTTCGATCGGCTCGGTTGTGGCCTGACCCAGGCCGACCTGGCGGCCACGCGCGCACCGCTGATGGACCCAGTTTCGGTCCCTTACCGGCAGGGCCGACTCTATAACGTCGCACCGCCGTGCCAGGGTCTTTATACCTTGCAGGCCATGGCCGCGCTGCAGCATAAGCCACTCGCGCAGGTCGGCAATGGCAGCGCGCTTTACTACCACTACCTGGTCGAAGCCATCAAGCAAGGTCTGCTGCGCCGCAACGCGCAGTTGTGCGATCCGCTGAGCACCGCTTGGGATTTCGCCGCCAGTCTCGATGAGCGTCACGTTCAGAGGTATGCCGATGCCATCGACGATCAGCGTGCAGCGCCGTGGAACGAGCCGGGACGCCCGGCCGATACGGTCTGGATGGCTGCGACCGATGCCCAGGGCCGGACGGCCTGCCTCATCCAGAGCCTGTTTCACGACTTCGGCTCGGGCTGTATTCTGGGCGACACCGGAGTGCTGTGGCAGAACCGTGCTGCGGGTTTCAACGCCAATCCCGAACACGTTAACGGCTGGGCCCCCGGCAAGCGTCCCGCCCATACGCTCAACCCATCCTGTTACCTGGCCGACGATGGTCGCCGCTGGTTCTTCGGCACTCAGGGAGGCGATGGTCAACCGCAGACGCAGATGGTCCTGGCGACGCAGCTCATCGACTATCAGCAGCCTATCGATCAGGCCTTGGGCTTCCCCCGCTTTTTGCTGGGCCGCAGTTTTTTCGACAGCACCGACAACCTCAAACTCGAAGGCGACATGAGCGCCGCGAGCATCGAAGGCCTGGCGGCGCTGGGTCATGGGGTGGAAATCATACCGGCGCAGAGCCCGATGACGGGCCATGCCGGTATCATCGCCATCGATGCCCACGGGCGGCGCAGTGCCATGCATGATCCGCGAGGCGAGGGTACCGCACTTGGTCAGGCAGACTGA